A stretch of the Clostridium fungisolvens genome encodes the following:
- a CDS encoding glycosaminoglycan attachment protein, whose product MRYISRKAFDVYVGFIRDSAIFAIADEVKWYTNEDTTLFAVILFDFTDKDYNAVFLARNQNKKIKYIDNEISFKSIREAEEWINFTENKVNIGKIQLKPDIDDRLGVDLFHLVVEESRLHPYFKAINEIPAHSAAKKLISEITPYFIDVDGNFVEQFQTSGFNSRLWELYLFCYFHEEGLKIDREHEAPDFMLSNGDISVAVEAVIAENRTPYLKIDERRIPIDVNVEEETKNKLPLIYGSPLYSKLNHTTKDRSLHYWQYDHTRDIPFVIAIADFHDVLAMNMSTTALINYLYGLKHSHYYDENGNLVVVGEKIKSHIKESTGVKIPSGFFFQPGAENVSAIIHSASGTISKFDRMGKQSGFDTNNTIMIRVSTVYNSEPNADKPLVFENLVDENCEETWGEGISVYHNPNAVIPLPRDFFPSAAQHFLKDGKIVTVNSDAHVYSSYNLLISNMP is encoded by the coding sequence ATGAGATATATAAGTAGAAAAGCATTCGATGTTTACGTAGGCTTTATAAGAGACTCTGCAATCTTTGCAATAGCCGATGAAGTAAAGTGGTACACTAATGAAGATACCACGCTTTTTGCAGTTATATTATTCGATTTTACTGATAAAGATTATAATGCTGTATTTTTGGCACGTAATCAAAACAAGAAAATCAAATATATTGATAATGAAATATCATTTAAAAGTATTAGAGAAGCTGAAGAGTGGATAAATTTTACTGAAAATAAAGTTAATATCGGGAAAATCCAACTAAAGCCTGATATTGATGATAGACTTGGGGTAGATTTATTCCATTTGGTTGTTGAGGAGTCACGGTTGCATCCTTATTTTAAGGCTATTAACGAAATACCAGCTCACAGTGCAGCAAAGAAATTAATTTCTGAAATCACACCATATTTTATCGATGTTGATGGGAATTTTGTCGAACAATTTCAAACAAGTGGCTTTAATTCACGTTTGTGGGAATTGTATTTGTTTTGTTATTTTCATGAGGAAGGATTAAAAATTGATAGAGAACATGAAGCACCTGACTTTATGCTTTCTAATGGTGACATTTCAGTAGCTGTAGAGGCTGTTATCGCAGAAAATAGAACACCATATCTAAAAATAGACGAACGAAGAATACCTATAGATGTAAATGTAGAAGAAGAAACAAAAAATAAATTGCCTTTAATATATGGAAGTCCGTTGTATTCTAAATTGAATCATACAACTAAAGATAGAAGTTTACATTATTGGCAATATGATCATACAAGAGATATTCCATTTGTTATTGCGATAGCTGATTTTCATGATGTGTTGGCGATGAACATGAGTACGACTGCTTTAATAAATTATTTATATGGGCTAAAACACTCACACTATTATGATGAAAATGGAAACTTGGTTGTTGTTGGTGAAAAAATAAAGTCACATATAAAAGAGAGCACAGGGGTTAAGATACCCTCTGGATTCTTTTTTCAACCTGGAGCTGAAAATGTTAGTGCAATAATACATTCAGCGTCAGGAACTATTTCTAAGTTTGACAGAATGGGAAAGCAGAGTGGATTTGATACGAACAATACAATAATGATAAGAGTCAGTACTGTATATAATTCCGAACCAAACGCAGATAAGCCACTTGTTTTTGAAAATTTGGTTGACGAAAACTGTGAAGAGACTTGGGGAGAAGGCATTTCTGTATATCATAATCCAAATGCTGTAATTCCCTTGCCAAGAGACTTTTTTCCTTCAGCTGCACAGCATTTTTTGAAAGATGGTAAGATTGTAACAGTAAACTCTGATGCACATGTTTACTCTTCGTATAATTTATTAATTTCAAATATGCCATAA